The following coding sequences are from one Musa acuminata AAA Group cultivar baxijiao chromosome BXJ1-6, Cavendish_Baxijiao_AAA, whole genome shotgun sequence window:
- the LOC103986986 gene encoding probable sugar phosphate/phosphate translocator At1g48230: protein MYKLPAGRMINKQLLLTYLYLLIYICLSSGVILYNKWVLSPKYFKFPFPITLTMIHMGFSGVVAFFLVRVFKVVAPVKMTFQIYATCVIPISAFFASSLWFGNTAYLHISVAFIQMLKALMPVATFLMAVICGTDKLRCDVFLNMVLVSVGVAISSYGEIHFNVIGTAFQVTGIFAEALRLVLTQVLLQKKGLTLNPVTSLYYIAPCSFLFLFIPWYVLEKPGMEISQIRFNFWIFFSNALCALALNFSIFLVIGRTGAVTIRVAGVLKDWILIALSTIVFPESTITGLNIIGYAIALCGVVMYNYLKVKDVRTANQLPMESIAERASKEWKLEKKSDFYSDSSTNTRNIGSDAGVAASDSFVVDEEAPLLQLKISSLKST from the exons TGGGTACTATCTCCGAAGTATTTCAAGTTTCCTTTCCCCATAACTCTTACTATGATTCACATGGGATTTTCTGGTGTGGTAGCATTTTTTCTTGTTCGTGTTTTTAAG GTTGTTGCACCTGTTAAGATGACTTTTCAGAT ATATGCAACTTGTGTGATTCCTATTAGTGCATTCTTTGCATCAAGTCTCTG GTTTGGCAACACCGCTTATTTGCATATTTCAGTTGCTTTCATTCAGATGCTAAAGGCCTTAA TGCCTGTTGCAACATTTCTGATGGCTGTTATCTGTGGCACTGACAAATTGAGGTGTGATGTTTTCTTGAACATGGTGCTAGTCAGTGTCGGGGTCGCAATTTCATCCTATGGAGAGATTCATTTTAATGTAATTGGAACAGCTTTCCAAGTTACTGGTATATTTGCAGAAGCTTTAAGACTGGTTTTAACTCAGGTCCTTCTCCAGAAAAAAGGCTTGACACTGAATCCTGTTACCAGTCTATATTACATAGCACCCTGCAG TTTTCTGTTTCTCTTTATACCTTGGTATGTGTTGGAGAAGCCAGGGATGGAAATATCACAGATTCGGTTTAATTTCTGGATATTTTTCTCAAATGCTCTCTGTGCATTAGCGCTGAACTTCTCCATATTTCTAGTAATTGGTAGAACTGGGGCAGTGACCATACGAGTTGCTGGAGTTCTGAAAGATTGGATATTGATAGCCCTTTCCACAATTGTATTCCCTGAATCAACAATAACTGGTCTTAATATAATTGGCTATGCCATTG CTCTTTGTGGTGTTGTCATGTACAACTATTTGAAGGTCAAGGATGTCAGAACAGCAAATCAACTACCAATGGAGAGCATCGCTGAAAGGGCCTCAAAG GAATGGAAGCTGGAGAAGAAGTCGGATTTTTATAGTGACAGTAGTACAAACACCAGAAACATAGGGAGTGATGCTGGCGTTGCTGCTTCAGATTCATTTGTGGTCGACGAAGAAGCACCACTCCTCCAGTTGAAGATTTCCAGTTTGAAGTCAACCTAG